One genomic segment of Azospirillaceae bacterium includes these proteins:
- a CDS encoding PD-(D/E)XK nuclease family protein: MSLLPPEPYGVFRYAPSELSSSGFWAWIFAGLAEDPERAAGQRAVAEAVLAAAGCATPIGQVSVEREYALGRGAGRVDIRVAYDETEILIENKVKAIPTAEQLRRYVGRPVNRSGLVPMLFSTAFDDQVIEALPGVRVGRGRPAEEFPWTIFRPEDLRAAAVHGRALHPLIDDYVRSLERLLLKRETIKRLALSDDRDGLTEALGTHEGQWYLMKALTDGIPACCYQGSNTGGRPWTQCRFTDRPAPERDALFYRIDFDMGGGRGEWQPYLSLQQYQNPADPGKGTRLETLRAHAVEALASSLASSGSRYTPDDVSYAPRDIRIPQLESAVIRFRVWETPFPALRVFFRQFHDSFVDRANPDNGFILLTP; the protein is encoded by the coding sequence ATGTCGCTCCTGCCTCCCGAACCTTACGGGGTGTTCCGATACGCACCGAGCGAGCTTTCGTCGTCGGGTTTTTGGGCTTGGATCTTCGCAGGCTTGGCGGAAGATCCGGAGCGCGCAGCTGGACAACGAGCGGTAGCGGAGGCTGTTCTGGCGGCGGCGGGCTGCGCCACCCCCATCGGCCAAGTGTCCGTCGAGCGTGAGTACGCGCTTGGCCGAGGCGCGGGCCGGGTAGATATACGCGTCGCCTATGACGAGACCGAGATCCTAATCGAAAACAAGGTCAAAGCGATACCAACGGCCGAGCAGCTGCGGCGCTACGTCGGGAGGCCGGTGAACCGATCCGGCCTTGTACCCATGCTCTTCTCGACTGCATTCGACGACCAAGTGATCGAGGCGCTGCCCGGGGTACGTGTTGGACGTGGGCGGCCGGCCGAGGAGTTCCCATGGACAATCTTCCGCCCCGAGGATTTACGAGCGGCTGCGGTGCACGGGCGCGCACTGCATCCACTGATCGACGACTACGTGCGATCCTTGGAGCGTCTACTACTCAAACGCGAGACAATCAAGCGCTTAGCGCTTTCTGATGATCGGGATGGCCTCACCGAAGCCCTCGGTACCCACGAGGGTCAATGGTACCTGATGAAGGCCCTGACGGACGGCATTCCCGCATGCTGCTACCAGGGAAGCAATACCGGCGGGCGTCCGTGGACGCAGTGCCGTTTCACGGACCGTCCGGCACCGGAGCGTGATGCACTCTTTTACCGTATCGACTTCGACATGGGGGGTGGACGGGGTGAGTGGCAGCCGTATCTGTCGCTCCAGCAGTACCAAAACCCAGCCGACCCTGGAAAAGGAACTCGCCTGGAAACATTGAGGGCGCACGCCGTCGAGGCACTGGCGTCATCACTTGCGTCCTCTGGCAGCCGCTACACACCTGACGACGTCAGCTATGCACCCAGGGACATCAGGATCCCCCAGCTGGAATCCGCCGTCATCCGCTTCCGTGTGTGGGAAACACCGTTCCCCGCTCTGCGCGTCTTCTTCAGGCAATTCCACGACAGCTTCGTCGACAGGGCGAATCCGGACAATGGATTCATCTTGCTGACGCCGTAA
- a CDS encoding DUF3883 domain-containing protein, which produces MILFNIGWMKRYAGTHTDDRTFGWHGYLRGAEAPLHGHEAFNFLSLPDGKVRGYAPVGHNRGVNLAKLGGRQLADHVDGVLVVWFARNPEDKQAYVVGWYCNARVFRRPFDPTNSLGWAVHGDPVWHIAETDTKDAIILPPDERTLPVPSRNVMDGGFGQSCIWYADKLPQFRRQLLRFIARHERNRSTTPPLNPPKNPDPHSRLDVETEAMEAGKAYITSQGLKWADVSKFAKGWDLEGHSGDRVEFLVEVKGLSGTAIAVELTPNEFDKMGKNRDRYVVFIRTGCLTGAGANHVFRYDRIHDTWRDDQGRTLAIQEATSAILRLA; this is translated from the coding sequence ATGATCCTTTTCAACATCGGCTGGATGAAGCGCTATGCAGGCACGCACACCGACGACCGGACGTTCGGCTGGCATGGCTACCTCCGCGGCGCCGAAGCGCCGCTGCATGGGCACGAGGCCTTCAACTTCCTTTCCCTCCCCGACGGCAAGGTGCGGGGCTACGCTCCGGTCGGCCACAATCGGGGCGTGAACCTAGCGAAACTGGGCGGTCGCCAGCTCGCCGACCATGTCGATGGCGTGCTTGTCGTTTGGTTTGCCCGCAACCCAGAGGACAAGCAGGCCTATGTCGTCGGCTGGTACTGCAACGCGCGGGTCTTCCGGCGGCCTTTCGATCCGACCAATTCGTTAGGTTGGGCGGTGCACGGTGATCCCGTCTGGCATATCGCCGAAACCGACACAAAGGATGCAATCATTCTTCCGCCGGACGAGCGAACACTCCCCGTCCCCAGCCGCAATGTCATGGATGGTGGCTTTGGGCAGAGCTGCATCTGGTACGCGGACAAGCTTCCCCAATTCCGCCGGCAGCTCCTGCGGTTCATTGCACGGCATGAGAGGAATCGATCAACCACGCCTCCGCTCAACCCGCCAAAGAATCCGGATCCCCACAGCCGTCTCGATGTGGAAACCGAGGCGATGGAGGCAGGCAAGGCCTACATCACGTCCCAAGGGCTCAAGTGGGCCGACGTTTCGAAGTTCGCAAAAGGCTGGGATTTGGAGGGGCACTCGGGGGATCGGGTGGAGTTCCTGGTTGAGGTGAAGGGGCTCAGCGGAACAGCCATCGCCGTCGAACTCACGCCCAATGAGTTCGACAAGATGGGAAAGAACCGCGACCGGTATGTCGTCTTCATCCGCACCGGATGCCTGACGGGAGCCGGCGCGAACCATGTGTTCCGCTATGATCGAATTCACGACACCTGGCGAGATGACCAGGGACGCACGCTCGCCATCCAGGAGGCGACCAGCGCTATCCTCCGCCTCGCCTGA
- a CDS encoding transposase, producing the protein MLLSTGALWTVLDRLGLTFKRPCAPTSKDGPTWRRGARSGGRAQPFVDPERLVFLDETGLSAKMVRRYGRAPRGRRLRAARAVRALEDHELRRQPPPGRAERAVRAGRADDRRRLPSLCRHGLAPTLSRGDIVVQDNLPAHKTPDVRAAIQAVGAQVFYLPPDSPDLNPVEIVFSKLKALLRQAPERTAEGLRNRAGQLLDRFRPDECANYFRAASYAHSI; encoded by the coding sequence GTGCTCCTGAGCACCGGCGCGCTGTGGACGGTGCTCGACCGCCTGGGCCTGACGTTCAAAAGACCCTGCGCGCCAACGAGCAAGGACGGCCCGACGTGGCGGCGCGGCGCACGGTCTGGCGGGCGGGCACAGCCGTTCGTCGATCCTGAGCGCTTGGTCTTCCTCGACGAGACCGGGCTGTCCGCCAAGATGGTCCGGCGGTACGGGCGCGCCCCGCGCGGGCGGCGCCTGCGTGCCGCCCGCGCGGTTCGGGCATTGGAAGACCACGAACTTCGTCGCCAGCCTCCGCCGGGACGGGCTGAGCGCGCCGTTCGTGCTGGACGGGCCGATGACCGGCGCCGTCTTCCTAGCCTATGCCGCCACGGGTTGGCGCCGACGCTTTCGCGCGGCGACATCGTGGTCCAGGACAACCTGCCCGCCCACAAAACCCCGGACGTGCGGGCGGCGATCCAAGCGGTCGGGGCACAGGTCTTTTACCTGCCGCCCGACAGCCCGGACCTCAATCCGGTTGAGATAGTGTTCTCGAAGCTGAAGGCGTTGCTGCGCCAAGCGCCGGAGCGCACCGCCGAAGGTCTGAGGAACCGTGCCGGCCAACTCCTCGACCGCTTCCGACCGGACGAGTGCGCCAATTACTTCAGGGCCGCCAGCTATGCACACTCAATCTGA